A genomic region of uncultured Paludibaculum sp. contains the following coding sequences:
- the tnpB gene encoding IS66 family insertion sequence element accessory protein TnpB (TnpB, as the term is used for proteins encoded by IS66 family insertion elements, is considered an accessory protein, since TnpC, encoded by a neighboring gene, is a DDE family transposase.): MTGLPSLRALDREQSARIWLAAEAADMRCGFDRLAERVKAVIGQDPLSGHLFVFRSRRGDRLKILAWDRDGFVLWYKRLEAGTFKLPRVEAGSSSVELRASELAMVLDGIDVSRLRRVARYERGARVV; encoded by the coding sequence TTGACCGGTCTGCCGAGCCTGCGCGCGCTCGACCGCGAGCAAAGCGCGCGCATCTGGCTCGCCGCCGAGGCGGCTGACATGCGCTGCGGTTTCGACCGCTTGGCCGAACGCGTGAAAGCCGTCATCGGGCAGGACCCCTTGAGTGGCCACCTGTTTGTGTTTCGCTCGCGCCGCGGCGACCGGCTAAAGATTCTCGCGTGGGATCGCGACGGCTTTGTGCTCTGGTACAAGCGCCTCGAGGCCGGCACTTTCAAACTGCCCCGCGTGGAAGCCGGCTCATCTTCGGTGGAACTGCGGGCCAGTGAACTGGCCATGGTTCTGGATGGAATCGATGTGTCGCGACTGAGACGGGTCGCCCGCTATGAGCGCGGCGCGCGCGTCGTCTGA